From the Campylobacter volucris genome, the window ATGAACTCGTAAAAATCACTACAAATGAAAAAGAAAAAATCGAGGCAAAAATACTTTCTGTTGAAAATGAAAATATAATTTTAGAAAACTTAGAAACTCAAGAAAAAACTACTATAAATTTTAATGATATAAAAAAAGCTAAAACTTTTGTGCAGTGGTGATAAATTAAAATATAAATATTTACCAAATTAATATATAACAACTTATTAATTTATTATATAAACTATAATTTTTTCAATTGTCTATAAATAGACATAATGTTTAGTTTTTAAGTGCTGAAGCTATTTTTTAACTTAAGGAGCGATAATGACCACAGAAGAATTAGGTTTAAAATTAAAGGATATGTATGAAAATGCACCCAAAGGAAATAAAGTTACTTATATTCATTATTTTGGTATTAAATTTGCAGAAGAAATTAGAAAAAATAGTCTCAATGAAATTGTTAAATATGCAAATATACCTGAAAGTTATGCAACTGAAATAGCAAAGGCTATTTCTTTAGCTGATGTGTTAAATCAAAACAATATAATCCAATATAATCACAATGGTTATAAAAATAAAACAAATCAAAATATTCCAAGGTTAAATCAAATTCTTTATGGGCCTCCAGGGACAGGAAAAACTTATCATACTATAGATAGAGCTTTAGAAATTTTAGGCGAAAATTTAGAAAATAGATATGATAAAAAAGCGAAATTTGACGAGTATGTAAAAAATGGACAAATAGTTTTTACTACTTTTCATCAAAGTTATGGATATGAAGAATTTGTAGAAGGTATAAAACCTATAATAGATAATGATGAAAATTCTCAAGAAGTAAAATATGATATAAAAGATGGAATTTTTAAAAATCTTTGTAAAAAAGCTTTGGAAAATAGAGATAGTATAAAAAGTTTTAATTTTTATATAAATGATTTGAAAGAAAAAGCGAAAGAAGATAGCAATAATCCAGAAAAATATTTTAAATTGCCAAATACAAAATATTCTATTCAATATAGAGGTGGAAAAACATTTAGAATTAAATTTGATGATATGAGTAAAAATCATAAAGATTATCCGGTAAATATAGATAATATAGAAAAATTATATAAAACTTCTAGTGTAGATGAAATATATAATTTAGCGTATGTTAGAGCTATATTAAATTATTTAAAATCGCAAGGTTTAAGAGATTATGAAGAAAAAGATGAAAAAACAAATTTACCTTACATAATCATCATAGATGAGATTAATCGTGGTAATGTAAGTAAGATTTTCGGTGAGCTTATAACCTTAATAGAGCCTAGTAAAAGGATAGGTGAGCCAGAAGAGTTAAAGGTGAGATTGCCTTATAGTGGTGAAGAATTTGGAGTGCCTAAAAATGTTTATATCATAGGGACTATGAATACAGCCGATAGAAGCATCACTTCACTTGATACAGCTTTAAGAAGACGCTTTGAATTTGTAGAGATGATGCCAAACTTCATCTTGCTTAATAATATTTTTGTTTGTAAGGATGTAAAAAATCCTAATAAAGACGAATATTATCTAGGTGAAGATGCTAAAACAGAAGGTTACGCTGAAATACTTCAAAATATTTTAATAAGTATAAACAAAAGAATTGAATTTTTACTAGATAGAGAAAAAACTATAGGACATGCGTTTTTTATAAGTGAAGCTGTTAAATTTGATAAAAATAATTGGATTAAGCCTGATGAATATGAAAAAGATTGGTATGTTTTGAGTATTTCAAAATTAAAAAGTATTTTTCAAAACAAAATAATTCCACTTTTGCAAGAGTATTTTTACAATGATTATGCATTGATAAATATGGTTTTAAATGATAATGGTATGATTTTTGAAAATAAAAAAGATGATAAATATCTTCAAAAAATAAAAAATCTAGATAGTGTTGATAGCGAGAGAAGTATTTACAATATTGTTTCATTTGATGATGAAATTTGGGATAAAATAGAAATATATCAAGCAATTTATGATGATAAAATAGCAAATAGATTAAAAAACGAAAATGAATAGCACTTTTTCCATCATAGAACACCAAGCTTTTTCTAAAGAAGATTTAAAAGAAATTTTCAAAGAAAAGGCTGAAATTTTTTATGAAGAATTAGAAAATTTTGCCAAAGATAATGAAAATTTTTTAGGATTTAAAAATAAAAATACCTTAAAAGCTAAAAATTATGTTGGCATTATACAAACAAAAAGCGGTGTTTTAGAAATTTTACCAAAATGCACGGATTTAGATAGTTATAAAGAAGATGATTCTTCAAGTCACGATAAAGAAAAACTAAAAAAATACTACAAATTGGATAATACACCTAAAAATTATGATTTTTATGGAGAAAATTTTAAATTTAATCCTAAAATTCTTTTAATCAATATGCTAAAAACTTTAAAAAATTCTCCATTTAAAAAATCTCAAATTTCATCTTTGCAAATTTCTAAAATGCCTTTGTTTGAGATTTTCATTAAGATGTTTTTAGATGAGTTTGATAGTGTTATTACAAAAGGTTTAAAAAGAGATTATGTAAGTGTTGAAGAAAATAGAGCTTTTTTGAAAGGAAAGCTGCTTTTTAATGAAAATATTAAACAAAATTTAGTCCATAAAGAAAGATTTTTTACCCAAAGTGATGAATTTATTTTGGATATAGCTCCAAATCGTTTGATAAAATCAACACTAAATTTTTTAAAATCAAAAACAACTATGTATAAATTCAAAATCACAAAAGCTTTGCAAATGCTAGATGAGGTGGAATTTTCTACAAATTATGCAAAAGACTTTGATTATAAAATTTCAAGACATTTTGATTATTATGAAAATATACTTTCTTGGTGTAAAATTTTTTTACAAAATCAAAGCTTTACACCTTATAAAGGTCAAAAAGAAGCTTTTGCCTTGCTTTTTCCTATGGAGAAAATCTTTGAAGATTATGTAGCTTATATGTTTAAATTTGCAAATCCAAATAAAAATATCAAAACTCAAAGTAGTGGGAAGTATTTAATCTCAAAAAATGGCGAAAATTGTTTTATGCTAAAGCCTGATTTGTATATAGAAGATGAAATGATTTTAGATACCAAATGGAAAATTCCAGATCAAAATAGTGAAGATAAAAAGCATGGCATAGCACAGAGTGATTTGTATCAAATGTTTGCTTATGCTTGTAAATTTAAGATAAATGATATAAAGCTTGTTTATCCACTTTGTGAAAGAACAAATGAGCTAAAAAACAGAATAAAAGAATTAGAATTTAAAGCAAATGATCATTTATACTTTGAAAGTGAAAAATGTGGTATAAAGGTGCAAATATTTTTTGCACCTTTACCTTTTTGAAATTTTCTAAACCCTACCCCAAATCCTTAAAATATAATTTAACTTTTTTTATTTTTTGAACATATTGATGTAAATTTTGATTTTCAAGTTCTTTTTCTAAATTGATAATATTTTTTTCTAAAGTAATCTTTAATGCTTTTATGTGATCCTTTAACATTAAAATCCATTCTAAATGCTCTTTAATCCAAAGTAAGGTTTTGTTAAAAGCATCTTCTTTTGTTTTAGGATTTAATACATAAATTCGAGCTAAGTTGAGTTCAAATTGGGTATTTAGAGGATTTATAAGTTCTTTTAAAATTAAAATTTTTTCTATTTTACTTTTAAAATAATCTAATTGTTCTATAACATTTTTAAAATTTTTCTCATCATTGCTTAAAAAAATTAAAGTGTTATAAAGATGCAAGCATTCTTTTTCTAAAGTATTACAAATTTTTATAGCTTTATACACTTTATAAAACGCTTTTAACATTAATTCTTTTTGTTTATTTTGATTTAATTTTTCAAGTTTTACAAAAGGCTTATTAAGTTTTTTTGTTAGTAATTGTTCGCATATTTGTTTGAAAGGTTTTTCTATGGTTCCTTTTATCCTAGCTCCACCTTCGGTGCAATTATAGGTTGTGGTATTTAGATATGTTTTTGCATTAAATACAGCTTCTTCTATTTGTGTTTTAAAAAGCATCCAGATTTCATTTGTAAAAACTTTATCTTGCCCACCATAGGCTATGGTAGTTAAATGATATGAAATATCTTTTGGATCATAGGTGTCATATTGTCCATAATAATACTCTTTAGGATGAGAAGAACCATCTTTTGCATAAGCTAAGTCTTGTCCTATAAAAATGATGTTTTTGTGTTCTAAATGTAGAGCTAGAAAATAAGCCATTGTCGCAACGCTTTGTCCCATATTCATATAGCCAAAGTCGTGTAATCCTATAAAATGAGTAAAAAAAGTATAATATGTAGCCGGAATTATTTTTCTATTATTTGCATTAAGATATTGAAAAGTATTAGGATGGGTTAAAGATTTTAATACAAACAACACATCCTTATCTAATTCTTTAAAATCATTATTAAAAAATTCAGAAGTTTCTTTAACTCTTTCCAAAGATAAAACATAATCAGGTTTTATACCTTCTTTAGCTAAGATAGGATAAGCACTATCAGCACAAAATATACTAGCATAATTAGTATATTGTTTTAACAAAGGAAGTTGTTTGATCAAAGAAGGTCCAGTTGAAACTATAATAGCCATATCGCTTAATTTTTTTCTTTTTAAACATAATTGTTTAAAAGAATAATTACTAATAATTTTAGGTAAATTATAGATAAAATTTTCTATTCCCATTAAAGAGTCTTGGGAATCATTTCCATACCTATAAATTGATCTTTTAATATGAAGTTGCATATTAGAATTAGTGTTTAAAATATCTTCTTGATATTTTTCATAATAATCACAATGAATATCTAAAAAATACACACGCAAGAAATTAAAAAAAGGACTATTAGAGCAAATTTCATTATATGAGTTGATATTAATTATATTGGTATCCAAAACAATCAAAGCACCATTTTTTAATTCTTCACTAAAGTCTATATAATGAAAACTTAAATAAATAAATTCTAATTCTTTTTCAAAAACAACAATCTTTTGTCTGTTTTTATTTTGCAAAAGAGCTTTGTATAAAATTCCATTTCCAAATCCATAAAAATAAAGCACAGGATATAAAAGATATTTATCATTGTATAAATTTAATTTTTCATTTAATTGCAAAAGCACATCTTCATAAAGCCTATACCCCCCCCCATTATGGATAAAATTAATATCTAATGCATCATTTCCTACTATAACTTTAAAATTATTCTTTTTAAAATTTTGTAATTTTTCTTTTAGTTTTACATTTTGTAAAGCTTGGATATTTTTTTCAAATAAAGCTTTTTGCATGGGGTTCCTTATTAAAATTATTTTTTATTCTATCAAATTTCAACTTGTGAATAAATTGTATATAAAAATATTTTTGCTATATTTTTAAAATAAAACGATAGAAGGTAGTATGACTCACGATTTTTATATGAATTTGGCTATTGATGAGGCTTGGAAATATCAATTTTTAACTTATCCAAACCCTGCCGTGGGCTGTGTGATTTTGGATAAAAATGGTAAAATTTTAAGCATAGAAGCACACAAAAAAGCAGGCAAGGCTCATGCAGAGCTTGAGGCTGTAAGCATAGCTTTGCAAAAACTAAATCCAAATTTAAACCTACCAAAAAATCCAAATGATTTGCATGAATTTATTTGCAAAAATCATCAAAATTTATTCAAAGATGCCATTGCTTATGTGAGTTTAGAACCTTGCAATCATCAAGGAAAAACTCCACCTTGTGCAAAACTTTTTAGTGAGCTTGGATTTAAAAAAGTTTTTATTGCCATAGAAGATGAACACCAAATAGCAAGTGGTGGAGCAAAGTTTTTAAAACAAAATGGCATAGAAGTTCAAATAGGTATATGTAAACAAAGGGCTAAAGATCTTTTAAAGCCTTTTTTAAAATGGCAAAAATCAAGTTTTAAATTTTTTAAACTTGCTCTTTCGCTAAATGGTTCAGCATATGGAAAAATAGTAAGTTCTAATGCAAGTAGAAGCTATGTTCATGCTGTGCGTTCAAAGCTTGATTTATTGGTGATAGGTGGTGAAACCATAAGGCATGATAGACCTATTTTGGATGCAAGATTAGCTCAAGCTAAAGCACCTAATTTATGTATATTAAGCCATCAAAATTTAGATGAGTTTGATAAAACTATACCTTTATTTGGTGTGCCAAATAGAAAGATTTTTTCAAGCATTCCTAATGAAGCTAAATTTGTTATGTATGAAGGTGGAGAGAATTTTTTAAAAGCTTTCAAAGATGAAATGGATATGTTTTTGATTTTTTCAAGTTCAAATTTAAATACTTTTGAAAATGTCAAGCTAGATATGAAATTAAAACCTTTATACAAAGGCTTTTTAGAAAATGATACTTATGGAATTTATGAAAAATACTAAAACCTTTTTTGGTTTTAGTAAATTTTTTGCGAGTTTAGTTGGGTGAAAATTTGCGTTAAGGTATTTGCAAAAAAACTTGCACTTTGTTCTTCTAATCTTTTTAAGAATTTATCTATAGCATCTTCTTTTTGCCAGATAGGATTTTTTACTTTGGCTAATTTTTCTAATTCTTTTTTAGCAAGTTCATAGTTTCCCACTTTATCAATTAATTTTAATTTTAAAGCTTCATCAGCTAAAAATACTTTTGCATCAGCCCAAATTTGTGTTTGATTTAGATCTAAATCGCGATTTTTAGCTACAAAATTTGTAAATAGCATATAGCTTTGATCGGCTAAATTTTGTAAAAATTCTTTTTCTTTTTCGCTCCATTGTCGCATGAAAGTTCCAGCTTCTTTGTATGTTCCAGCTTTTATGGTTTGATCGCTTATGCCTATTTTTTGAGCTAACTCGCTTGCATTAAAACCTTGCATAATCACCCCAATAGACCCTACAAAACTAGCAGGATTAGCAATGATGGTATTGGCTCCTACAGCACTTAAATAACTTCCGCTAGCTATGGTTCCACCAGCATATGCTATGACAGGTTTTTTAGCTTTTAAATCTTGTATAGCTAAGGCTATTTCCATACTTGGAGCAAATGCTCCACCAGGACTATCGATGTAAAATAATACTCCTTTTATAGCTTCATCATCTTTGAGTTTATAAATTTGCTCTAAAAGATTACTCGCATCGCTAATTTCGCCTTTTAAGTTGATTTGAGCTAAATTGGCATTAGAAAGTTTTGTATTTTCAGAGCTTGGAGAAAGGATTAAAAAAACTATAAATAAAAACACAAAAGTCTTAAAATAAGTGTTTATAAAAGAGATGATTTTGCCTATGCCTTTAAAAAATGATTTTATAATTTGCATTCTTTTCCTTCGATAAATATTTTTGAAACTTCTTTACTTTGTAGGATAAATTGCAAAGGAAGTTGCTCTAAATTAGCACTATTTGGTAGTTTAAAAATACTAAAATCAGCAATTTTACCTTTTTTGATTTCTCCTAAATTTAAATCTAAAGCTTTAGCGGCTTTATTTGTTGCCATTAAAAGCAATATTTTAGCAAATTTTTCTAATTCAAAATCACTATGGATTAATAAATTTGCTCGCATTTCATCTAGTATGCTTAGTGATACATTTGAGCTTAAACCATCACTTCCAAGGTGTATGTTAATACCTTTTTTTAAATTTTGTTTTAAATTAAATGTTTTTTTGCTTAATAATCTATTTGACATCACACAATGAGTGATTGAGTGTAAATTTTTATCCAAATTTTCAAATTCTTTTAAATATACACAATGGGTAAATAAAGTTCTGTGACCTTCAAAAAGTTTTAAAAAACTTGCAGGAGTATAAAAAGGTTTTGGGTTTTTGGTGAATTTGGCTAAACTTTTTTTAAATTTTCCTTTTTGAAAGCGTAGCCAATTGTTTTCATGATTGCTTTCTAGAAAATGAGTGCAAACTAAGTGTTTATTTTTTTTAGCGATATTGAGTGCAAATTGAGCAAGTTTAGGATGCGTAGAATATGGAGAATGTATAGATATAGCAGGGATAAATTTGGAGCTTTTAAATTTTAAGCTATCGTTGTATCTTTTTAAAAATTCTTCTTCTTTTTCTTTTATAAAAGTTTCATTTGATCCTAAAATTTCATTAAAAAATATGATTCTTGCTTGAGATTTTACACAAGATGTTAAATCGGTGCCAAAACTTGATATTTCTCCTATAGTGCTTGTGCCACTTTTTAGCATTTGTTGAATGTTTTTTAAGATTAAATTTTCTTTAGCTTTTTGGCTTAAATCAAAGCGATTTGTAAAAATACTTTCTAGCCAAGCTAAAAAATCTCCAAATACTAAATTTCCATTATTTGCACTATATTCTAAATGCGTATGAGGATTGATAAAAGCAGGTAAAAGAATAGAGTTTTTATCTATATCAATAAGCCTTGCTTGAGGATAATTTTTTTGTAAATTTTCTAAAGTATCTATTTGTAAAATTTTTTCATCAAATAGCAAAGCTTGATCTTTTAATATACTAAAATCATCATCGCAAA encodes:
- the ribD gene encoding bifunctional diaminohydroxyphosphoribosylaminopyrimidine deaminase/5-amino-6-(5-phosphoribosylamino)uracil reductase RibD → MTHDFYMNLAIDEAWKYQFLTYPNPAVGCVILDKNGKILSIEAHKKAGKAHAELEAVSIALQKLNPNLNLPKNPNDLHEFICKNHQNLFKDAIAYVSLEPCNHQGKTPPCAKLFSELGFKKVFIAIEDEHQIASGGAKFLKQNGIEVQIGICKQRAKDLLKPFLKWQKSSFKFFKLALSLNGSAYGKIVSSNASRSYVHAVRSKLDLLVIGGETIRHDRPILDARLAQAKAPNLCILSHQNLDEFDKTIPLFGVPNRKIFSSIPNEAKFVMYEGGENFLKAFKDEMDMFLIFSSSNLNTFENVKLDMKLKPLYKGFLENDTYGIYEKY
- the sppA gene encoding signal peptide peptidase SppA, coding for MQIIKSFFKGIGKIISFINTYFKTFVFLFIVFLILSPSSENTKLSNANLAQINLKGEISDASNLLEQIYKLKDDEAIKGVLFYIDSPGGAFAPSMEIALAIQDLKAKKPVIAYAGGTIASGSYLSAVGANTIIANPASFVGSIGVIMQGFNASELAQKIGISDQTIKAGTYKEAGTFMRQWSEKEKEFLQNLADQSYMLFTNFVAKNRDLDLNQTQIWADAKVFLADEALKLKLIDKVGNYELAKKELEKLAKVKNPIWQKEDAIDKFLKRLEEQSASFFANTLTQIFTQLNSQKIY
- a CDS encoding McrBC 5-methylcytosine restriction system, component McrC translates to MNSTFSIIEHQAFSKEDLKEIFKEKAEIFYEELENFAKDNENFLGFKNKNTLKAKNYVGIIQTKSGVLEILPKCTDLDSYKEDDSSSHDKEKLKKYYKLDNTPKNYDFYGENFKFNPKILLINMLKTLKNSPFKKSQISSLQISKMPLFEIFIKMFLDEFDSVITKGLKRDYVSVEENRAFLKGKLLFNENIKQNLVHKERFFTQSDEFILDIAPNRLIKSTLNFLKSKTTMYKFKITKALQMLDEVEFSTNYAKDFDYKISRHFDYYENILSWCKIFLQNQSFTPYKGQKEAFALLFPMEKIFEDYVAYMFKFANPNKNIKTQSSGKYLISKNGENCFMLKPDLYIEDEMILDTKWKIPDQNSEDKKHGIAQSDLYQMFAYACKFKINDIKLVYPLCERTNELKNRIKELEFKANDHLYFESEKCGIKVQIFFAPLPF
- the pseD gene encoding motility associated factor glycosyltransferase family protein, with the translated sequence MQKALFEKNIQALQNVKLKEKLQNFKKNNFKVIVGNDALDINFIHNGGGYRLYEDVLLQLNEKLNLYNDKYLLYPVLYFYGFGNGILYKALLQNKNRQKIVVFEKELEFIYLSFHYIDFSEELKNGALIVLDTNIININSYNEICSNSPFFNFLRVYFLDIHCDYYEKYQEDILNTNSNMQLHIKRSIYRYGNDSQDSLMGIENFIYNLPKIISNYSFKQLCLKRKKLSDMAIIVSTGPSLIKQLPLLKQYTNYASIFCADSAYPILAKEGIKPDYVLSLERVKETSEFFNNDFKELDKDVLFVLKSLTHPNTFQYLNANNRKIIPATYYTFFTHFIGLHDFGYMNMGQSVATMAYFLALHLEHKNIIFIGQDLAYAKDGSSHPKEYYYGQYDTYDPKDISYHLTTIAYGGQDKVFTNEIWMLFKTQIEEAVFNAKTYLNTTTYNCTEGGARIKGTIEKPFKQICEQLLTKKLNKPFVKLEKLNQNKQKELMLKAFYKVYKAIKICNTLEKECLHLYNTLIFLSNDEKNFKNVIEQLDYFKSKIEKILILKELINPLNTQFELNLARIYVLNPKTKEDAFNKTLLWIKEHLEWILMLKDHIKALKITLEKNIINLEKELENQNLHQYVQKIKKVKLYFKDLG
- a CDS encoding metallo-dependent hydrolase, subgroup D, translated to MYIIAPKMIFVCDDDFSILKDQALLFDEKILQIDTLENLQKNYPQARLIDIDKNSILLPAFINPHTHLEYSANNGNLVFGDFLAWLESIFTNRFDLSQKAKENLILKNIQQMLKSGTSTIGEISSFGTDLTSCVKSQARIIFFNEILGSNETFIKEKEEEFLKRYNDSLKFKSSKFIPAISIHSPYSTHPKLAQFALNIAKKNKHLVCTHFLESNHENNWLRFQKGKFKKSLAKFTKNPKPFYTPASFLKLFEGHRTLFTHCVYLKEFENLDKNLHSITHCVMSNRLLSKKTFNLKQNLKKGINIHLGSDGLSSNVSLSILDEMRANLLIHSDFELEKFAKILLLMATNKAAKALDLNLGEIKKGKIADFSIFKLPNSANLEQLPLQFILQSKEVSKIFIEGKECKL